From a region of the Narcine bancroftii isolate sNarBan1 chromosome 5, sNarBan1.hap1, whole genome shotgun sequence genome:
- the LOC138764630 gene encoding uncharacterized protein isoform X2: MEVAGKRVTPPAKMGEKEEGPDPVGQRLIHGNKQLAPCGIEDLTTEPEGEHPDRRLSGSDGDADVEDAVSQRRRGVDTAHRSCCRRRRRPKVVKQDTTESEDDLSCSQTKPFHWDLQLNPQSEPRTLSEESISQIRPLVLSRVALRAAQTDSRPDCEVRAPSLCRRGDISCLVVTSIFFIPLGLLLLQCMLQQET; the protein is encoded by the exons ATGGAAGTTGCTGGAAAAAGG GTTACACCACCAGCAAAAatgggagagaaggaggagggTCCTGACCCAGTGGGGCAAAGATTGATTCATGGCAACAAGCAGTTGGCACCCTGTGGGATAGAG GACCTCACCACGGAGCCAGAGGGAGAACATCCAGACCGTCGTCTCAGTGGCAGTGAtggagatgcagacgtggaggatgcagtcagtcagag GCGGAGAGGAGTGGACACGGCCCACCGATCCTGCTGCAGGAGGAGACGGCGGCCGAAGGTGGTGAAGCAGGACACCACAGAAAGTGAGGATGATTTGAGCTGCAGCCAGACAAAGCCATTCCACTGGGACCTACAGCTCAACCCGCAGAGTGAGCCAAGGACCCTCTCCGAG GAGAGCATCTCCCAGATCCGGCCCCTGGTGCTGAGCCGGGTGGCCCTGCGTGCAGCTCAGACGGACTCCAGGCCGGACTGTGAGGTGCGGGCCCCCTCTCTCTGCCGGCGCGGGGACATCAGCTGCCTGGTCGTCACCTCCATCTTCTTCATCCCCCttggcctgctcctgctccagtgCATGCTGCAGCAGGAGacgtga
- the LOC138764630 gene encoding uncharacterized protein isoform X1 has translation MGYTVTRHTEGEGSLKKGVTPPAKMGEKEEGPDPVGQRLIHGNKQLAPCGIEDLTTEPEGEHPDRRLSGSDGDADVEDAVSQRRRGVDTAHRSCCRRRRRPKVVKQDTTESEDDLSCSQTKPFHWDLQLNPQSEPRTLSEESISQIRPLVLSRVALRAAQTDSRPDCEVRAPSLCRRGDISCLVVTSIFFIPLGLLLLQCMLQQET, from the exons ATGGGGTACACAGTTACAAGGCACACTGAGGGAGAGGGGTCACTGAAGAAGGGG GTTACACCACCAGCAAAAatgggagagaaggaggagggTCCTGACCCAGTGGGGCAAAGATTGATTCATGGCAACAAGCAGTTGGCACCCTGTGGGATAGAG GACCTCACCACGGAGCCAGAGGGAGAACATCCAGACCGTCGTCTCAGTGGCAGTGAtggagatgcagacgtggaggatgcagtcagtcagag GCGGAGAGGAGTGGACACGGCCCACCGATCCTGCTGCAGGAGGAGACGGCGGCCGAAGGTGGTGAAGCAGGACACCACAGAAAGTGAGGATGATTTGAGCTGCAGCCAGACAAAGCCATTCCACTGGGACCTACAGCTCAACCCGCAGAGTGAGCCAAGGACCCTCTCCGAG GAGAGCATCTCCCAGATCCGGCCCCTGGTGCTGAGCCGGGTGGCCCTGCGTGCAGCTCAGACGGACTCCAGGCCGGACTGTGAGGTGCGGGCCCCCTCTCTCTGCCGGCGCGGGGACATCAGCTGCCTGGTCGTCACCTCCATCTTCTTCATCCCCCttggcctgctcctgctccagtgCATGCTGCAGCAGGAGacgtga
- the LOC138764630 gene encoding uncharacterized protein isoform X3, whose protein sequence is MGEKEEGPDPVGQRLIHGNKQLAPCGIEDLTTEPEGEHPDRRLSGSDGDADVEDAVSQRRRGVDTAHRSCCRRRRRPKVVKQDTTESEDDLSCSQTKPFHWDLQLNPQSEPRTLSEESISQIRPLVLSRVALRAAQTDSRPDCEVRAPSLCRRGDISCLVVTSIFFIPLGLLLLQCMLQQET, encoded by the exons atgggagagaaggaggagggTCCTGACCCAGTGGGGCAAAGATTGATTCATGGCAACAAGCAGTTGGCACCCTGTGGGATAGAG GACCTCACCACGGAGCCAGAGGGAGAACATCCAGACCGTCGTCTCAGTGGCAGTGAtggagatgcagacgtggaggatgcagtcagtcagag GCGGAGAGGAGTGGACACGGCCCACCGATCCTGCTGCAGGAGGAGACGGCGGCCGAAGGTGGTGAAGCAGGACACCACAGAAAGTGAGGATGATTTGAGCTGCAGCCAGACAAAGCCATTCCACTGGGACCTACAGCTCAACCCGCAGAGTGAGCCAAGGACCCTCTCCGAG GAGAGCATCTCCCAGATCCGGCCCCTGGTGCTGAGCCGGGTGGCCCTGCGTGCAGCTCAGACGGACTCCAGGCCGGACTGTGAGGTGCGGGCCCCCTCTCTCTGCCGGCGCGGGGACATCAGCTGCCTGGTCGTCACCTCCATCTTCTTCATCCCCCttggcctgctcctgctccagtgCATGCTGCAGCAGGAGacgtga